A genomic window from Lotus japonicus ecotype B-129 chromosome 1, LjGifu_v1.2 includes:
- the LOC130730382 gene encoding uncharacterized protein LOC130730382: protein MAEEVRGTEWWTEELASLLEDPTKLTPTPTTSFQVEPAAAATESDSGESFKDQAVGFLMAWCEILMELGRGFRDILQQNLLSEDSYVVRKLRGPCAKVSKRLRFLNDVLPEDRDPLQAWSVVFTVFILALAAICVDPNREPLTRVVKVRIHPPSASRVFLPDGRSMAYHDQGVPGGRARFSLVAPHSFLSSRLAGIPGVKTSLLEEYGVRLVTYDLPGFGESDPHPNRNLNSSAMDMLHLANAVNITDKFWVLCHSSGCIHAWASLRYIPERIAGAAMLAPMINPYEPRMHKDEMKRTWEKWLPRRKYFYSLAYRFPKLLSFFYRKSFLPEKHDRIDKQLSLLLGNKDEVLIEEPAFEEFWHRDLEESVRQGNMEPFVEEAILQVSKWGFDIEELHVQKKCQTRGILLWFKSMYSQPECELAGFLGPIHIWQGLDDRVVPPSMTEFIGRVLPEAVIHKFPNEGHFSYFFFCDECHRQMFSTLFGAPQGPVEQQDDTALEESKEDVLQVTVSHME, encoded by the exons ATGGCGGAGGAAGTGAGGGGAACCGAGTGGTGGACTGAGGAGCTAGCGAGTCTGTTAGAGGATCCAACGAAACTCACTCCGACTCCGACGACGTCGTTTCAGGTGGAGCCAGCGGCGGCGGCGACTGAGTCGGACTCGGGGGAGAGCTTCAAGGACCAAGCCGTGGGGTTCTTGATGGCATGGTGCGAGATACTCATGGAGTTAGGTCGAGGGTTTAGGGACATTCTGCAGCAGAACTTGCTCAGTGAAGATTCCTATGTTGTCAGAAAGCTACGAGGACCTTGTGCTAAGGTTTCCAAGAGATTGAGGTTTTTGAATGATGTTTTGCCTGAGGATCGTGATCCTCTTCAAGCTTGGTCTGTTGTCTTCACCGTTTTCATTCTTGCGCTCGCAG CAATATGTGTGGATCCGAATCGTGAACCGTTAACTAGAGTGGTGAAGGTGCGCATCCATCCTCCTAGTGCTAGCCGTGTATTTCTTCCAGATGGTAGGTCCATGGCGTATCATGATCAAGGTGTTCCTGGTGGTAGAGCTAGATTTTCCCTTGTTGCTCCacattcttttctttcttctcgaCTAGCAG GTATTCCCGGAGTTAAAACATCACTGCTTGAAGAGTATGGTGTTCGCTTGGTTACATATGATCTTCCTGGTTTTGGGGAGAGTGATCCTCATCCAAATCGAAATTTGAACTCATCAGCTATGGATATGTTGCATCTAGCCAATGCTGTCAATATAACTGATAAATTTTGGGTACTATGCCACTCAAGTGGATGCATTCATGCTTGGGCTTCACTCAGATATATTCCTGAGAGAATCGCAG GTGCAGCAATGTTAGCTCCTATGATTAATCCATATGAGCCGCGCATGCATAAGGATGAGATGAAGAGGACTTGGGAAAAGTGGCTGCCAAGGAGGAAATATTTTTATTCCTTGGCATATAGATTTCCAAAACTTCTCTCTTTCTTCTACCGGAAAAGCTTCTTGCCAGAAAAACATGATCGGATTGACAAGCAGTTATCACTCTTACTAGGAAATAAG GATGAAGTTCTCATTGAAGAACCAGCATTTGAAGAATTTTGGCACAGAGATCTGGAGGAATCAGTTCGTCAGGGAAACATGGAGCCATTTGTAGAGGAAGCTATTCTGCAGGTTTCTAAATGGGGTTTTGACATTGAAGAACTTCATGTGCAGAAGAAGTGTCAAACCAGAGGCATACTTCTTTGGTTTAAGTCCATGTACAGTCAGCCAGAATGTGAATTAGCAGGATTTCTTGGCCCTATACACATATGGCAG GGACTGGACGATAGGGTGGTCCCACCATCAATGACAGAATTCATTGGACGAGTGTTGCCAGAAGCAGTGATCCATAAGTTTCCAAATGAGGGCcacttctcatatttctttTTCTGTGATGAGTGTCACAGGCAAATGTTTTCAACTCTTTTTGGAGCCCCTCAAGGCCCGGTTGAACAACAAGATGATACTGCACTCGAGGAAAGTAAGGAAGATGTTTTACAAGTAACTGTTTCTCACATGGAGTGA
- the LOC130730368 gene encoding pentatricopeptide repeat-containing protein At3g53360, mitochondrial, with translation MGKQQHYKEALDVFYSYLKSSSTKLEPSTYSQFISACAHFRSLEYGRKIHFDILKSSFQPGIILQNHILNMYGKCGSMKDARQVFDAMHLRNVVSWTSMISGYSQNGQGNEAVVMYIQMLRSGFFPDQLTFGSIIKACCIAGDIYLGRQLHAHVIKSGFGGHLVAQNGLISMYTNFGQVAHASDVFTMISIKDLISWSSMIRGFTQLGYEIEALYLFRDMLRQGVYQPNEFVLGSVFSACSSLLEPEYGRQIHGICAKFGLVRNVFSGCSLCDMYAKCGFLPSAKTAFYQIESPDLVSWNAIIAAFADSGDANEAISIFRQMMHIGLIPDSITFLSLLCACTSPMALNQGMQIHSYIVKVGFNKEVALYNSLLTMYTKCSNLHDALSVFEAISKNANLVSWNAILSACLQHKQAGETFRLFKQMLFSENKPNMITITNLLGTCAELASLEVGNQVHCFSVKSGLVLDVSVSNGLIDMYAKCGSVIHAQRVFDSTENPNVISWSSLIVGYAMSGLGHEALNLFRKMRNLGVRPNEVTYVGVLSACSHIGLVEEGWNLYNTMEEELGIPPAREHFSCMVDLLARAGCLYEAETFIRKTGFDPDITTWKTLLSSCKTHGNVDIAERAAENILKLDPSNSAALVLLSSIHASAGNWEDVAKLRKVMKQMGVQKLPGQSWIEVKDKS, from the coding sequence ATGGGTAAGCAACAGCATTACAAGGAAGCACTTGACGTATTTTATTCCTATCTGAAGAGCTCAAGTACCAAGCTAGAACCAAGTACATATTCACAATTTATCTCGGCGTGCGCCCACTTTAGATCTCTTGAATATGGCAGGAAAATCCATTTTGACATTTTAAAGTCCAGCTTCCAACCAGGCATTATTCTCCAAAATCATATACTTAATATGTATGGAAAATGTGGCTCTATGAAGGATGCTAGACAAGTTTTTGATGCAATGCATCTGCGAAATGTGGTCTCTTGGACTTCAATGATCTCCGGATACTCACAGAATGGTCAAGGGAATGAAGCTGTCGTCATGTATATTCAAATGCTGCGATCAGGTTTTTTTCCAGACCAGTTAACTTTTGGAAGCATAATTAAGGCTTGCTGCATTGCAGGGGATATATATTTAGGCAGGCAACTGCATGCCCATGTCATTAAATCAGGGTTTGGTGGCCACTTGGTTGCACAAAATGGTCTTATTTCAATGTATACAAATTTTGGACAAGTTGCACATGCTTCAGATGTGTTTACCATGATTTCTATAAAGGACTTAATTTCTTGGAGCTCCATGATTAGAGGGTTTACCCAACTTGGTTATGAGATAGAAGCTCTGTATCTTTTCAGAGATATGCTAAGACAGGGTGTTTATCAGCCAAATGAGTTTGTACTTGGCAGTGTTTTCAGTGCTTGCAGCAGTCTTCTGGAGCCAGAATATGGAAGGCAAATTCATGGAATATGTGCTAAATTTGGTTTAGTGAGGAACGTTTTTTCTGGATGCTCCCTCTGTGACATGTATGCCAAATGTGGATTCCTACCTTCAGCGAAGACAGCATTTTATCAGATTGAAAGCCCCGATTTAGTGTCGTGGAATGCAATTATTGCAGCATTTGCTGACAGTGGTGATGCTAATGAAGCCATATCTATTTTCCGTCAGATGATGCATATCGGATTGATCCCAGACAGCATTACTTTCCTGTCCTTACTTTGTGCTTGTACTAGCCCCATGGCACTCAACCAAGGCATGCAAATTCATTCTTACATTGTCAAAGTAGGTTTCAATAAGGAAGTAGCCTTATACAACTCTTTGCTAACCATGTACACAAAGTGCTCAAATCTACATGATGCACTCAGTGTTTTCGAAGCTATCAGCAAAAATGCCAATTTGGTATCTTGGAATGCAATTCTTTCAGCATGCTTGCAGCACAAACAAGCAGGAGAGACTTTCAGATTATTTAAACAAATGCTTTTTTCTGAAAATAAACCTAACATGATCACTATAACTAACTTATTAGGTACTTGTGCTGAATTGGCATCTCTGGAAGTTGGGAATCAAGTCCACTGCTTCAGTGTTAAAAGTGGGCTTGTGCTTGATGTTTCTGTGAGCAATGGATTGATTGACATGTATGCAAAGTGCGGATCAGTTATACATGCTCAACGTGTTTTCGATTCAACCGAGAACCCGAATGTTATCTCATGGAGTAGTTTAATTGTTGGTTATGCTATGTCCGGACTTGGACATGAAGCTCTTAATCTCTTCAGAAAGATGAGGAATCTTGGTGTTCGGCCTAATGAGGTCACATATGTGGGTGTTCTCAGTGCATGCAGTCACATTGGATTGGTGGAGGAAGGCTGGAACTTGTATAATACCATGGAAGAGGAACTAGGAATTCCACCAGCAAGAGAGCACTTCTCTTGCATGGTTGATCTGCTTGCTCGTGCTGGATGCTTGTATGAAGCAGAGACTTTTATTAGGAAAACAGGATTTGATCCTGACATTACTACGTGGAAAACTCTACTTTCTTCTTGTAAAACTCATGGTAATGTTGACATTGCCGAGCGGGCTgcagaaaatata
- the LOC130730383 gene encoding 40S ribosomal protein S23-like, which yields MGKTRGMGAARKLMSHRRRQRWADKSYKKSHLGNEWKKPFAGSSHAKGIVLEKIGIEAKQPNSAIRKCARVQLIKNGKKIAAFVPNDGCLNYIEENDEVLIAGFGRKGHAVGDIPGVRFKVVKVSGVSLLALFKEKKEKPRS from the exons ATGGG GAAGACTAGAGGAATGGGAGCTGCCCGCAAGCTGATGTCTCACCGTAGGCGGCAACGGTGGGCAGACAAGTCATACAAAAAATCTCATCTTGGAAATGAATGGAAGAAGCCTTTTGCTGGTTCATCCCATGCCAAGGGCATTGTTCTTGAAAAGAT AGGTATTGAGGCTAAGCAGCCTAACTCTGCCATTCGAAAATGTGCTAGAGTTCAACTCATCAAAAATGGGAAGAAGATTGCTGCATTTGTTCCAAATGATGGTTGCTTAAATTACATTGAAGAGAAT GATGAAGTATTGATTGCTGGATTTGGACGTAAAGGTCATGCCGTCGGTGATATTCCTGGTGTCAGGTTCAAGGTTGTGAAGGTTTCTGGTGTCTCCCTCCTAGCTCTTTTCAAGGAAAAGAAGGAGAAGCCTAGGTCTTAA
- the LOC130730372 gene encoding beta-1,4-xylosyltransferase IRX9, whose amino-acid sequence MGSVERSKKKIHLWKKAMLHFSLCFVMGFFTGLAPTGKSSFFSAATNGTTRFAPPPLDEMSQRKANVNRTWIAPTLPVKPRGQKTTTKLMVKQLPLLKPRRLLIIVTPTSTKLPYQAVFLRRLANTIKLVPQPLVWIVVEAKSDSTELPEMLRKTGIMYRHVVFNENFTDLDAELNHQRNLALKHIEHHRLNGIVHFAGLSNVYDLQFFQQLRDIEVFGTWPTAFLAANRKNVIIEGPVCDSSQVIGWHLRSMNNETDTITPPIHISSFAFNSSILWDPERWGRTSSVQDTSKNSIKFVKQVVLEDEGKLKGIPAEDCSKILLWRFNFRARSISNH is encoded by the exons ATGGGTTCAGTAGAAAGatcaaaaaagaaaattcatttaTGGAAGAAAGCCATGCTCcatttttctctatgttttgtCATGGGGTTCTTCACAGGCTTAGCTCCAACAGGTaaatcttctttcttttctgcaGCCACTAATGGAACAACAAGATTTGCACCACCACCACTTGATGAAATGTCACAAAGGAAAGCAAATGTCAATAGAACTTGGATAGCTCCAACCTTGCCTGTGAAGCCTAGAGGAcagaaaacaacaacaaagtTGATGGTGAAACAACTTCCTCTGTTGAAGCCTAGAAGGCTTCTAATCATTGTGACTCCAACAAGCACAAAACTTCCTTACCAAGCAGTGTTTTTGAGAAGGTTAGCAAACACTATAAAACTAGTTCCTCAACCCTTGGTGTGGATTGTGGTGGAAGCTAAAAGTGATTCCACTGAACTGCCAGAGATGCTGAGGAAGACTGGTATCATGTATAGGCATGTGGTTTTCAATGAGAACTTCACTGACTTGGATGCAGAACTGAATCACCAGAGAAATCTTGCACTTAAGCACATTGAACATCACAGGCTCAATGGGATTGTGCACTTTGCTGGTCTTTCCAATGTTTATGATCTCCAATTCTTCCAGCAGCTTAGAGATATTGA GGTGTTTGGAACATGGCCTACAGCATTTTTGGCTGCAAACAGGAAGAATGTTATAATAGAAGGACCTGTTTGTGATTCTTCTCAAGTCATTGGTTGGCATCTTAGAAGTATGAACAATGAAACTGACACTATCACTCCTCCCATTCATATTTCAAGTTTTGCTTTCAATAGCTCTATCCTTTGGGATCCAGAGAGATGGGGTCGCACTTCCTCTGTTCAAGACACCTCCAAG AATTCAATCAAGTTCGTGAAGCAAGTAGTGCTAGAAGATGAGGGTAAGTTGAAGGGAATTCCAGCAGAGGACTGTTCCAAAATCCTGCTATGGCGTTTCAACTTTCGTGCCCGTTCCATTTCAAATCACTAA
- the LOC130730381 gene encoding protein IQ-DOMAIN 2, giving the protein MGRKGNWFSTVKKALSPDSKGKKDQKSSPSKKKWFGKQKLLTLDSHSGTDKAPPLPPPEENKLNDIENANSHHHVAEVVTSAAPEEPAPSAQAAVVRIGAGTNAQFAGKPKDEVAAIKIQTAFRGHLARRALRALRGLVRLKTLMEGPVVKRQAISTLRSMQTLARVQSQIRSRRVRMLEENQALQRQILQKHARELESMRIGEEWDDSLQSKEQIEAKLLHKYEAATRRERAMAYAFTHQQNWKNSSRSTNPMFMDPTNPTWGWSWLERWMAARSYESRNLMDKELNDHSSVRSSSRSITGGEINRSFARFQLNSEIHSPAASQNAGSPSFQPNSTPSRTASAKKPKKVTPKGNWVMDDDSKSMASVQSDRFRRHSIAGSSVRDDESLASSPSVPSYMVPTQSAKAKSRTQSPLAPENGKAEKGSFGTAKKRLSFPASPARPRRHSGPPKVESSLNAEFPVNNGVAS; this is encoded by the exons ATGGGGCGGAAGGGAAATTGGTTTTCTACAGTGAAGAAAGCACTCAGCCCTGACTCAAAGGGGAAAAAAGATCAG AAATCAAGTCCATCAAAGAAGAAATGGTTCGGGAAGCAAAAATTGCTGACTTTAGACTCACACTCAGGAACTGATAAAGCACCACCTCTGCCTCCACCAGAAGAGAATAAATTAAATGATATTGAAAATGCAAACAGTCACCATCATGTTGCTGAAGTTGTAACTTCCGCGGCTCCTGAGGAACCTGCTCCTTCTGCTCAGGCAGCAGTTGTTAGGATTGGAGCTGGTACAAATGCTCAGTTTGCCGGTAAGCCAAAGGATGAAGTGGCTGCAATCAAGATTCAAACAGCTTTTCGGGGACACTTG GCAAGAAGAGCATTGAGAGCTTTAAGAGGGTTGGTCAGGTTGAAAACGTTGATGGAAGGGCCCGTTGTAAAACGCCAAGCCATAAGTACTCTCCGCTCTATGCAGACGTTAGCTCGCGTGCAATCTCAAATTCGTTCTAGGAGGGTCAGAATGTTAGAGGAGAATCAGGCTCTGCAGAGACAAATCTTACAAAAGCATGCAAGAGAGCTTGAGAGCATGCGG ATTGGAGAGGAATGGGATGATAGCCTGCAGTCAAAAGAGCAAATCGAAGCCAAATTGCTACACAAGTATGAGGCTGCTACGAGAAGAGAAAGAGCAATGGCTTATGCATTCACTCAtcag CAAAATTGGAAGAACTCATCTAGATCTACAAACCCAATGTTCATGGATCCAACCAATCCTACCTGGGGATGGAGCTGGTTGGAAAGATGGATGGCAGCCCGGTCCTACGAGAGTCGTAACCTTATGGATAAAGAGCTGAATGATCATTCATCTGTAAGAAGTTCTAGCCGCAGCATTACTGGTGGAGAAATCAACAGATCATTTGCTCGTTTCCAGCTCAATTCTGAAATCCATTCTCCAGCAGCCAGCCAAAATGCAGGCTCACCTAGCTTTCAGCCCAACTCAACTCCTTCCAGGACAGCTTCTGCTAAGAAACCGAAGAAGGTAACCCCAAAGGGCAACTGGGTTATGGATGACGACTCCAAAAGTATGGCCAGTGTACAGTCAGACCGGTTCCGGAGGCACTCCATTGCTGGGTCATCAGTGAGAGATGATGAGAGCCTTGCTAGCTCTCCATCAGTTCCAAGTTATATGGTGCCGACTCAATCTGCAAAAGCTAAGTCCAGGACACAGAGTCCATTAGCCCCAGAAAATGGGAAAGCCGAAAAAGGGTCCTTTGGAACTGCAAAGAAGCGTCTTTCTTTCCCAGCTTCGCCTGCCAGACCAAGGCGTCATTCAGGTCCACCAAAGGTAGAAAGCAGCTTGAATGCTGAGTTTCCTGTGAACAATGGTGTGGCCAGTTGA